A region of Rhodanobacteraceae bacterium DNA encodes the following proteins:
- a CDS encoding Multidrug efflux system EmrAB-OMF, inner-membrane proton/drug antiporter EmrB (MFS type) — MASTATTATAGPFGEFRPASLPLATIGLSLATFMQVLDITIANVSLPTIAGNLGASLTQSTWVITSFAVANAIALPLTGFLSRRFGEVKLFVWATALFSLCSLACGFATSMDELVLFRALQGAVAGPMYPITQSLMVSIYPRDKRGMALAILGMVTVVAPIAGPVLGGWITETYSWEWIFFINVPIGVFASAVVAGQLGQRVEQLRRARIDWVGLVTLIFGVGSLQVLLDKGNELDWFHSHTIVGLAIVSAVSLVVFLIWELTDDEPIVDLRLFRHRNFAAGTLALVLAYAAFFSIGLLVPLWLQNTIGYTSIWAGLATAPIGIIPVLMTFWVGKYAHKFDLRWLAALAFIVMGLTCFIRGRFTTEVDFYHVAMAQLLQGLGVALFFMPILTILLSDLEGPEVAEGSGVATFLRSVGGSFSASITTYIWTRGGVLNHANLTEHINAYSEDVRDGIAAMGGHLQTYAAEINGVISQQAMQISFNHLFDALGFIFLALVAVVWLAKPPFINKAGPAATSGH; from the coding sequence ATGGCATCCACTGCAACCACCGCGACGGCCGGCCCTTTCGGCGAATTCCGGCCCGCGAGTCTGCCGCTGGCGACGATCGGCCTGTCGCTGGCGACCTTCATGCAGGTGCTGGACATCACCATTGCCAACGTGTCGTTGCCGACGATCGCGGGCAACCTCGGCGCCAGCCTCACCCAGTCGACCTGGGTGATCACCTCGTTCGCGGTCGCGAACGCGATCGCCTTGCCGCTCACCGGATTCCTGTCGCGCCGCTTCGGCGAAGTGAAGCTGTTCGTGTGGGCGACCGCGCTGTTCTCGCTGTGTTCGCTGGCCTGCGGCTTCGCCACCAGCATGGACGAACTGGTGCTGTTCCGTGCGCTGCAGGGCGCGGTCGCGGGCCCGATGTATCCGATCACGCAGAGCCTGATGGTGTCGATCTATCCGCGCGACAAGCGCGGGATGGCGCTGGCGATCCTGGGAATGGTGACGGTGGTGGCGCCGATCGCGGGGCCGGTGCTGGGCGGCTGGATCACCGAAACCTATTCGTGGGAATGGATTTTCTTCATCAACGTGCCGATCGGCGTATTTGCGAGCGCGGTGGTGGCGGGCCAACTCGGCCAGCGCGTGGAACAGTTGCGGCGCGCGCGGATCGACTGGGTCGGCCTGGTCACGCTGATCTTCGGCGTCGGCTCGCTGCAGGTGCTGCTGGACAAGGGCAACGAACTCGACTGGTTCCATTCCCACACCATCGTCGGCCTCGCGATCGTGTCCGCGGTTTCACTGGTGGTGTTCCTGATCTGGGAATTGACCGATGACGAGCCGATCGTGGACCTGCGCCTGTTCCGGCACCGCAACTTCGCGGCCGGCACGCTGGCGCTGGTGCTGGCCTACGCGGCGTTCTTCTCGATCGGCCTGCTGGTGCCGCTGTGGCTGCAGAACACGATCGGCTACACCTCGATCTGGGCCGGCCTCGCGACCGCGCCGATCGGGATCATCCCGGTGCTGATGACCTTCTGGGTCGGGAAGTACGCGCACAAGTTCGACCTGCGCTGGCTGGCCGCGCTGGCGTTCATCGTGATGGGGCTGACGTGTTTCATCCGCGGCCGCTTCACCACCGAGGTGGACTTCTACCACGTGGCGATGGCGCAACTGCTGCAGGGCCTCGGCGTCGCGCTGTTCTTCATGCCGATCCTGACCATCCTGCTGTCGGACCTGGAAGGCCCGGAAGTCGCGGAGGGTTCGGGCGTCGCGACCTTCCTGCGATCGGTCGGCGGCAGCTTCTCGGCCTCGATCACCACCTACATCTGGACGCGCGGCGGCGTGCTCAACCACGCCAACCTCACCGAACACATCAACGCCTACAGCGAGGACGTGCGCGACGGCATCGCGGCGATGGGCGGCCACCTCCAAACCTACGCCGCGGAGATCAACGGCGTGATCAGCCAGCAGGCCATGCAGATTTCCTTCAACCATCTTTTCGATGCGCTCGGCTTCATCTTCCTGGCGCTGGTCGCGGTGGTATGGCTGGCCAAGCCGCCGTTCATCAACAAGGCCGGTCCGGCAGCAACCTCGGGGCATTGA
- a CDS encoding Multidrug efflux system EmrAB-OMF, inner-membrane proton/drug antiporter EmrB (MFS type) has protein sequence MASNASAATQAFGEFRPASLSLATIGLSLGTFMQVLDMTIANVSLPTIAGNLGASQDQSTWVITSFTVAQAITLPMTGFLSRRFGEVKVFVWAVLLFSLFSLACGFATSLSMLVLFRALQGSVCGPMYPITQSLMVSIYPRDKRGMALAIIAMITVVAPIVGPVAGGWITDSYSWRWIFFINVPIGAIACSLVAVQMGKRVEQLRHARIDWVGVVTLILGVGSLQILLDKGNDLDWFHSTTIVTLAIIAAISLSVWVIWELTDDEPLVDLRLFRHRNFAAGTLALILAFALFFSISLLLPLWLQNVLGYTALWSGLAAAPIGVIPILMTFWVGKYAHKFDLRWLTAFSFAVMGFICFRFGSFNTEVDFWAVALTELMLGLGIALFFMPILTILLSDLEGQEIAEGSGSATFLRTVGASFAVSIVTYLWLRGGVVSHANLAEHINPFNPQVRQNVAAMGGSLQHYAAGINGVITQQSMQISFNHLFDGLGIGFFLLIAVVWLAKPPFIGRAHGPAPGAH, from the coding sequence ATGGCTTCAAACGCTTCCGCTGCAACGCAAGCCTTCGGCGAATTCCGTCCCGCCAGCCTGTCGCTGGCGACGATCGGGCTGTCGCTCGGCACCTTCATGCAGGTGCTGGACATGACCATCGCCAACGTGTCGCTGCCGACCATCGCCGGCAACCTCGGCGCAAGCCAGGACCAATCGACGTGGGTCATCACCTCGTTCACCGTCGCGCAGGCGATCACGCTGCCGATGACGGGATTTCTTTCCCGCCGCTTCGGCGAAGTGAAGGTGTTCGTGTGGGCGGTGCTGCTGTTCTCGCTGTTCTCGCTGGCCTGCGGTTTCGCCACCAGCCTGTCGATGCTGGTGCTGTTCCGCGCGCTGCAGGGCTCGGTGTGCGGGCCGATGTATCCGATCACGCAAAGCCTGATGGTGTCGATCTATCCGCGCGACAAGCGCGGCATGGCGCTGGCGATCATCGCGATGATCACGGTGGTGGCGCCCATCGTCGGGCCGGTCGCGGGCGGCTGGATCACCGATTCGTATTCGTGGCGCTGGATCTTCTTCATCAACGTGCCGATCGGCGCCATCGCCTGCAGCCTCGTCGCGGTGCAGATGGGCAAGCGCGTCGAGCAGTTGCGCCACGCGCGAATCGACTGGGTGGGCGTCGTCACGTTGATCCTCGGCGTCGGTTCGCTGCAGATCCTGCTGGACAAGGGCAACGACCTCGACTGGTTCCATTCCACCACCATCGTCACCCTGGCCATCATCGCGGCGATCTCGCTGTCGGTGTGGGTGATCTGGGAGCTGACCGACGACGAACCGCTGGTGGACCTGCGCCTGTTCCGGCACCGCAATTTCGCCGCGGGCACGCTGGCGCTGATCCTCGCCTTCGCGCTGTTCTTCTCGATCTCGCTGCTGCTGCCGCTGTGGCTGCAGAACGTGCTCGGCTACACCGCGCTGTGGTCGGGCCTCGCGGCCGCGCCGATCGGCGTGATCCCGATCCTCATGACATTCTGGGTCGGCAAATACGCGCACAAGTTCGACCTGCGCTGGCTGACCGCGTTCTCGTTCGCGGTGATGGGCTTCATCTGCTTCCGCTTCGGCAGCTTCAACACCGAAGTCGACTTCTGGGCCGTGGCGCTGACGGAGCTGATGCTGGGCCTCGGCATCGCGCTGTTCTTCATGCCGATCCTCACTATCCTGCTGTCGGATCTGGAAGGGCAGGAAATCGCGGAAGGTTCCGGCTCCGCCACCTTCCTGCGCACGGTGGGCGCGAGCTTCGCGGTGTCCATCGTCACCTACCTGTGGCTGCGCGGCGGCGTGGTCAGCCACGCCAACCTCGCCGAGCACATCAACCCGTTCAATCCCCAGGTCCGCCAGAACGTGGCCGCGATGGGCGGTTCGCTCCAGCACTACGCGGCAGGCATCAACGGCGTGATCACGCAGCAGAGCATGCAGATTTCCTTCAACCACCTGTTCGATGGGCTCGGGATCGGGTTCTTCCTGCTGATAGCGGTGGTGTGGCTGGCCAAGCCGCCGTTCATCGGTCGCGCGCATGGTCCCGCACCGGGCGCGCATTGA
- a CDS encoding Enoyl-CoA hydratase, which yields MLETIEHDHRIRELRLARPPVNALNPELIATLKQAIERAPGDGAEALVLSGSPGLFSAGLDIPMLLQLDRNAMRAFWNDFFGVCGALARSPIPVAAAVTGHSPAGGAVLAIFCDWRVMARGEYRIGLNEVQVGLVVPDCIQAAMRRLVGPYRAERLLIAGAMLDAEAALAAGMVDELTDVDHVVTRALAWLAPLLQLPRHAMLATRAMARTDLAVLFAEPDCLPVEDFLDGWFAPETQATLHALVERLRSKKPA from the coding sequence ATGCTGGAAACCATCGAACACGACCACCGCATCCGCGAACTGCGCCTCGCACGACCGCCCGTCAATGCGCTGAACCCGGAACTGATCGCGACACTGAAGCAAGCCATCGAACGCGCGCCCGGTGACGGCGCCGAGGCGCTGGTGCTTTCAGGTTCGCCGGGCCTGTTCTCGGCCGGACTCGACATCCCCATGCTGCTGCAGCTCGACCGCAACGCGATGCGCGCGTTCTGGAACGACTTCTTCGGCGTGTGCGGCGCGCTCGCGCGCTCGCCGATTCCCGTCGCCGCCGCGGTCACCGGCCACAGCCCCGCCGGCGGCGCGGTGCTCGCGATCTTCTGCGACTGGCGGGTGATGGCGCGCGGCGAATACCGGATCGGACTCAACGAAGTGCAGGTCGGCCTGGTCGTGCCCGACTGCATCCAAGCGGCCATGCGCCGGCTGGTCGGACCGTACCGCGCCGAACGCCTGCTGATCGCGGGCGCGATGCTGGACGCCGAAGCCGCGCTGGCCGCGGGAATGGTCGACGAACTGACCGACGTCGATCACGTCGTGACGCGTGCGCTTGCGTGGCTGGCGCCCCTGCTGCAACTGCCGCGCCACGCGATGCTCGCGACGCGCGCGATGGCGCGCACCGACCTCGCTGTGCTATTCGCCGAACCCGACTGCCTGCCGGTCGAGGATTTCCTCGACGGCTGGTTCGCACCCGAAACGCAAGCGACCCTGCACGCGCTGGTCGAACGCCTGCGCAGCAAGAAACCGGCCTAG
- a CDS encoding Phosphoenolpyruvate-protein phosphotransferase of PTS system yields the protein MRRVFKGNPAAPGMALGRVRLERPARFSIDNTPLPDEQVEAEVARLEHAFAAAREDMAELKRKLHGALAREVGEFIDAHAQLLDDPDLIEGLRAMIRKGHYRAAAALKAQRDRLVAVFDDMDDPYLRSRGEDVDHVIARVQSALARQASSEEKKIATRVGEILVTESVAPGELAHLASHGILAVVAGSGSPYSHSAILARSLHLPMLVNVGGVLEDLRDGDLALVDGVRGEIVVHPAAQDLAQYRNWQREALREGQRLAQLARAETRTRDGRALRLFANAERPEDIERARHLGVAGIGLYRTEFLFLAHDGLPSEDEQFAAYRDAVLGAGGLPVTIRTLDLGADKADAAGLVMEAEPNPALGVRGIRLSLQQIDVFVTQLRAILRASCYGPARILVPMITDVAELEEVRRLIDECARDLRTAGHEIPDQFELGAMIEVPAAAINVRALLEAADFLAIGSNDLTQYVLAADRNNDQLGKLYRPAHPAVLRMLSWVIGNARRAGKPVCLCGEIAGDPAFAPVLVALGLEDFSMAADRILTQRDALSHCDRKTLRALAPRLLRARDNDEIAALLQSAQASA from the coding sequence ATGAGGCGCGTCTTCAAGGGCAACCCCGCCGCGCCGGGCATGGCGCTGGGGCGCGTGCGGCTGGAACGGCCGGCACGTTTCAGCATCGACAACACGCCGCTTCCGGACGAGCAGGTCGAAGCCGAGGTCGCCCGGCTGGAACACGCCTTCGCGGCGGCGCGCGAAGACATGGCCGAACTCAAGCGCAAGCTGCACGGCGCGCTCGCGCGCGAGGTCGGCGAGTTCATCGACGCGCACGCGCAACTGCTGGACGATCCCGACCTGATCGAAGGCCTGCGCGCGATGATCCGCAAGGGCCACTACCGCGCCGCCGCGGCGTTGAAGGCGCAGCGCGACCGCCTGGTCGCGGTGTTCGACGACATGGACGATCCCTACCTGCGCAGCCGCGGCGAGGACGTCGACCACGTGATCGCGCGCGTGCAAAGCGCGCTGGCGCGCCAGGCCAGCAGCGAGGAGAAGAAGATCGCGACGCGCGTGGGCGAAATCCTGGTCACCGAAAGCGTGGCGCCGGGCGAACTCGCGCACCTGGCCAGCCACGGCATCCTCGCGGTGGTGGCCGGTTCCGGCAGTCCGTATTCGCACAGCGCGATCCTCGCGCGCAGCCTGCACCTGCCGATGCTGGTCAACGTCGGCGGCGTGCTGGAAGACCTGCGCGACGGCGACCTCGCACTGGTGGACGGCGTGCGCGGCGAGATCGTGGTGCATCCCGCCGCCCAGGACCTCGCGCAGTACCGCAACTGGCAGCGCGAGGCGCTGCGCGAAGGCCAGCGGCTCGCGCAACTGGCCCGCGCCGAGACGCGCACCCGCGACGGCCGCGCGCTGCGCCTGTTCGCCAACGCCGAACGTCCCGAGGACATCGAACGCGCGCGCCACCTCGGCGTCGCCGGCATCGGCCTGTACCGCACCGAGTTCCTGTTCCTCGCGCACGACGGTTTGCCAAGCGAGGACGAACAGTTCGCCGCGTACCGCGATGCCGTGCTCGGCGCGGGCGGCCTGCCCGTCACCATCCGCACCCTCGACCTCGGCGCCGACAAGGCCGACGCCGCGGGCCTGGTGATGGAAGCCGAGCCGAATCCCGCGCTGGGCGTGCGCGGCATACGCCTGTCGCTGCAGCAGATCGACGTGTTCGTGACGCAACTTCGCGCGATCCTGCGCGCGAGTTGCTACGGCCCCGCGCGCATCCTGGTGCCGATGATCACCGACGTCGCGGAACTCGAGGAAGTGCGTCGGCTGATCGACGAATGCGCGCGCGACCTGCGCACCGCCGGCCACGAAATTCCCGACCAGTTCGAACTCGGCGCGATGATCGAGGTGCCGGCGGCCGCGATCAACGTGCGCGCGCTGCTGGAGGCCGCGGATTTCCTCGCGATCGGCAGCAACGACCTCACCCAGTACGTGCTGGCGGCCGACCGCAACAACGACCAGCTCGGAAAACTCTACCGCCCCGCGCACCCGGCGGTGCTGCGCATGCTGTCGTGGGTGATCGGCAACGCGCGCCGCGCCGGCAAGCCGGTGTGCCTGTGCGGCGAGATCGCGGGCGACCCGGCGTTCGCGCCGGTGCTGGTCGCGCTCGGCCTCGAAGACTTCAGCATGGCGGCCGACCGCATCCTGACCCAGCGCGACGCACTGTCGCATTGCGACCGCAAGACGCTGCGCGCACTGGCGCCGCGCCTGCTGCGCGCACGCGACAATGACGAGATCGCAGCGCTGCTGCAATCCGCGCAGGCATCCGCCTGA
- a CDS encoding Phosphotransferase system, phosphocarrier protein HPr has translation MLEKEIVVSNKLGLHARASAKLVQLVQQFKATVWLVSEGREVNAKSIMGVMMLAAGIGTPLTLRAEGPDEAQALDAVAALFDRKFDEGA, from the coding sequence ATGCTCGAAAAGGAAATCGTGGTCAGCAACAAGCTCGGCCTGCACGCGCGCGCCTCGGCGAAACTGGTGCAACTGGTGCAGCAGTTCAAGGCGACGGTGTGGCTGGTCAGCGAAGGCCGCGAAGTCAACGCCAAGAGCATCATGGGCGTGATGATGCTGGCGGCCGGCATCGGCACGCCGTTGACGCTGCGCGCCGAAGGGCCCGACGAGGCGCAGGCGCTGGACGCGGTCGCGGCGCTGTTCGACCGCAAGTTCGACGAGGGCGCATGA
- a CDS encoding PTS system, mannose/fructose/sorbose family, IIA component: MTTASALPNAEPSPAAGILLLTHEEIGHALISAAKHVLPRLPCQLDTLEVGSNDDPNAMLSAAARAARALDHGGGVLVLSDLYGSTPCNIANKLAGLGVHARCVSGLNLPMLLRVLNYPDKPLDELAEVAASGGRGGICIDKV; encoded by the coding sequence ATGACAACCGCTTCCGCACTCCCGAACGCCGAACCCTCTCCGGCGGCGGGCATCCTGCTGCTGACCCACGAGGAGATCGGCCACGCGCTGATCAGCGCGGCCAAGCACGTGCTGCCGCGCCTGCCCTGCCAACTCGACACGCTGGAAGTCGGCAGCAACGATGACCCCAACGCCATGCTGTCCGCCGCGGCCCGTGCCGCGCGCGCGCTCGACCATGGCGGCGGCGTGCTGGTGCTGTCCGACCTGTACGGCTCGACCCCCTGCAACATCGCCAACAAGCTGGCCGGCCTGGGCGTGCACGCGCGCTGCGTGTCCGGCCTCAACCTGCCGATGCTGCTGCGCGTGCTCAACTACCCCGACAAGCCGCTCGACGAACTCGCCGAAGTCGCCGCCAGCGGCGGCAGGGGCGGGATCTGCATCGACAAGGTGTGA
- a CDS encoding RNase adapter protein RapZ gives MSDTPATPHTPSVLTVVLSGLSGAGKTVALRAFEDLGFYCVDNLPTGLLPSLYRALTDGGRGTLPGIAVGVDVRNQGDLERMPEALSKLAEAGADAELVFLDSSDAVLLKRYAYSRRRHPLSEDGRSLIDALAEERRRLRPLRAIANRSIDTSDTNVHQLRRLIATQYGAATEGLTLMFESFAYGRGLPADCDFVFDARCLPNPHWDARLRPFSGQDAPVREFLDGQELVVQYLADVRRFLDAWLPRFESEGKGYLTVAIGCTGGRHRSVYLAERLAEHYRAGREQVLTFHRELE, from the coding sequence ATGTCCGACACGCCAGCTACTCCGCACACACCGTCCGTCCTCACCGTGGTCCTGAGCGGGCTTTCCGGCGCCGGCAAGACCGTGGCGCTGCGCGCGTTCGAGGACCTCGGTTTCTATTGCGTCGACAACCTCCCCACCGGGCTGCTGCCCTCGCTGTACCGCGCGCTCACCGACGGCGGGCGCGGCACGCTGCCGGGGATCGCGGTGGGCGTGGACGTGCGCAACCAGGGCGACCTCGAACGCATGCCGGAAGCACTGTCGAAGCTCGCCGAAGCCGGCGCCGATGCCGAGCTGGTATTCCTCGATTCCAGCGATGCGGTGCTGCTGAAACGCTACGCCTACTCGCGCCGCCGCCACCCTTTGTCCGAGGACGGCCGCTCGCTGATCGACGCGCTGGCCGAGGAACGCCGCCGCCTGCGCCCGCTGCGCGCGATCGCCAACCGTTCCATCGACACCAGCGACACCAACGTCCACCAGTTGCGTCGCCTCATCGCCACCCAATACGGCGCGGCCACCGAAGGCCTGACCCTGATGTTCGAGTCGTTCGCCTACGGGCGTGGCCTGCCGGCCGACTGCGACTTCGTGTTCGATGCCCGCTGCCTGCCGAACCCGCATTGGGACGCGCGTCTGCGGCCGTTTTCCGGGCAGGACGCGCCGGTTCGCGAATTCCTGGACGGACAGGAGCTGGTGGTACAATATCTGGCCGATGTCCGACGTTTCCTGGACGCGTGGCTGCCACGCTTCGAAAGTGAAGGCAAGGGTTACCTGACCGTCGCCATCGGCTGCACCGGCGGCCGGCATCGTTCCGTCTATCTGGCGGAACGCCTTGCCGAGCATTACCGGGCCGGCCGCGAGCAGGTGCTCACCTTCCACCGCGAACTGGAATAG
- a CDS encoding HPr kinase/phosphorylase: MNKLSARELFEDIKERMALRWVAGRDGGERALQAGGAGQRRPSEIGYLNIIYPNKLQIVGSEELNYLDGLDSRQRWETVQKIVAQRPVALIVTKDQAVPADLRDAAEETGTPLWVSARRGHDILTFLQYKLARALAQQITLHGVFMEVHSIGVLITGSPGSGKSELALELITRGHRLVADDAPEFTLIAPDVIDGGCPEILRDLLEVRGLGVLNVREMFGHTAVKQSKYLRLIVHLRPAGNEPEDAMVRLTGDIGVREVLDVKVPQITIPVAPGRNLAVLVEAAVRSHMLKSQGIDQARTFMDRQAARLQRQPG; encoded by the coding sequence GTGAACAAGCTCAGCGCACGCGAACTTTTCGAGGACATCAAGGAACGCATGGCCCTGCGCTGGGTCGCGGGGCGCGACGGCGGCGAGCGCGCGCTGCAAGCCGGCGGCGCCGGGCAGCGGCGTCCGTCCGAGATCGGCTACCTCAACATCATCTATCCCAACAAGCTGCAGATCGTCGGCAGCGAGGAACTGAATTACCTCGACGGCCTCGACTCGCGGCAGCGCTGGGAAACCGTGCAGAAGATCGTCGCGCAGCGGCCGGTCGCGCTGATCGTCACCAAGGACCAGGCTGTTCCCGCCGACCTGCGCGACGCCGCCGAGGAAACCGGCACGCCGCTGTGGGTCAGCGCGCGCCGTGGCCATGACATCCTGACCTTCCTGCAATACAAGCTGGCGCGCGCGCTCGCCCAGCAGATCACCCTGCACGGCGTGTTCATGGAAGTGCATTCGATCGGCGTGCTGATCACCGGCTCGCCCGGCAGCGGCAAGAGCGAGCTGGCGCTGGAACTGATCACCCGCGGCCACCGGCTGGTCGCCGACGACGCGCCGGAATTCACGCTGATCGCGCCCGACGTGATCGACGGCGGCTGCCCCGAGATCCTGCGCGACCTGCTGGAGGTGCGCGGCCTCGGCGTGCTCAACGTGCGCGAGATGTTCGGCCATACCGCGGTCAAGCAGTCCAAGTACCTGCGCCTGATCGTGCACCTGCGCCCCGCCGGCAACGAGCCCGAGGACGCGATGGTGCGCCTGACCGGCGACATCGGCGTGCGCGAGGTACTGGACGTCAAGGTGCCGCAGATCACGATCCCGGTCGCGCCCGGCCGCAACCTCGCGGTGCTGGTCGAAGCCGCCGTGCGCAGCCACATGCTGAAATCGCAGGGCATCGACCAGGCCCGCACCTTCATGGACCGCCAGGCCGCGCGCCTGCAACGCCAACCAGGTTGA
- a CDS encoding Ribosome hibernation promoting factor Hpf gives MQIQVSGHQIEITPALRDYVDARRERLARRFDHLTSLNVVLEVEKNRLANRAEATLAAAGKVLHADAVDNDMYAAIDALFDKLDAQVRKHKDKRRTHGRDDIRDLA, from the coding sequence ATGCAAATCCAGGTCAGCGGTCACCAGATCGAAATCACCCCGGCCCTGCGCGATTACGTCGATGCGCGCCGCGAACGCCTCGCGCGACGTTTCGATCACCTGACTTCGCTCAACGTGGTGCTGGAGGTGGAGAAGAATCGTCTGGCCAACCGCGCGGAGGCCACGCTGGCCGCGGCCGGCAAGGTTCTGCATGCGGATGCCGTGGATAACGACATGTACGCCGCGATCGACGCGCTGTTCGACAAACTCGATGCCCAGGTCCGCAAGCACAAGGACAAGCGGCGAACGCATGGACGCGACGATATCCGCGACTTGGCGTAG
- a CDS encoding RNA polymerase sigma-54 factor RpoN, with product MNVAMKPGIQLRQSQTLSLTPQLQQAIRLLQLSQLELVAELRELAEANPLIDLDGMDGAEGGEAESAGDDAPNEPSSDEAADEPGEDVEHWDEHSPQVQEWAKSGRGSDDDDAVEAQDAAPEGLSEHLQWQANLSGFDTREHIIAMAIIDALDDDGYLREGLEPVLAALHALEPAASKDEVEAVRLRVQHFDPTGVASLDLGDCLAVQLEQLDPATEGRELARRIVASELDLLAKRDFGRLAKKLNVSEDDAATAAALVRTLDPRPGSAFSPAPAEYIAPDAYAIKLGGRWRVSLSPDCQPRLAINQHYCNLIARAQRGDAAWLRGQLQEARWLMKSLEARADTLFKVASAIVRTQSAFLDFGPEAMKPLVMRELAEELGMHESTISRVTTRKYLHTPRGTFEFKHFFSSSVATEDGGSASATAIQAMIRKLVDGEDPRKPLSDQTLTAELNQRGIRVARRTVAKYREQMRIPSSGERLRAQ from the coding sequence ATGAATGTCGCCATGAAACCGGGCATCCAGCTTCGCCAATCGCAGACGCTGTCCCTGACGCCGCAACTGCAGCAGGCGATCCGGTTGTTGCAGTTGTCGCAACTGGAACTGGTCGCCGAACTGCGTGAACTGGCGGAAGCCAACCCGCTGATCGACCTCGACGGCATGGACGGCGCGGAAGGCGGCGAAGCCGAGTCCGCCGGCGACGACGCACCCAACGAACCTTCCTCCGACGAGGCGGCCGACGAGCCCGGCGAGGACGTCGAACACTGGGACGAACACTCGCCACAGGTGCAGGAGTGGGCGAAATCCGGCCGCGGTTCCGACGACGACGATGCCGTCGAAGCCCAGGACGCAGCACCGGAAGGCCTGAGCGAACACCTGCAATGGCAGGCCAACCTCAGCGGCTTCGACACCCGCGAACACATCATCGCGATGGCGATCATCGACGCGCTCGACGACGACGGCTACCTGCGCGAAGGTTTGGAGCCGGTGCTCGCGGCCCTGCACGCACTGGAACCCGCAGCCAGCAAGGATGAAGTCGAAGCCGTGCGCTTGCGCGTACAGCATTTCGACCCGACCGGCGTCGCCAGCCTCGACCTCGGCGACTGCCTCGCGGTGCAACTCGAACAGCTCGATCCCGCGACCGAAGGCCGCGAACTGGCGCGGCGCATCGTGGCCAGCGAACTCGACCTGCTGGCCAAGCGCGACTTCGGCAGGCTCGCGAAGAAACTCAACGTGTCCGAGGACGACGCCGCCACCGCGGCGGCGCTGGTCCGCACGCTCGACCCGCGCCCCGGTTCGGCGTTCAGTCCGGCGCCGGCGGAATACATCGCGCCGGACGCCTATGCGATCAAGCTGGGCGGGCGCTGGCGGGTGTCGCTGTCGCCCGATTGCCAACCGCGGCTGGCGATCAACCAGCACTATTGCAACCTGATCGCGCGCGCGCAGCGCGGCGACGCGGCGTGGCTGCGCGGCCAGCTGCAGGAAGCGCGCTGGCTGATGAAAAGCCTGGAAGCACGCGCCGACACCTTGTTCAAGGTGGCCTCGGCGATCGTGCGCACGCAAAGCGCCTTCCTCGACTTCGGCCCGGAGGCGATGAAACCGCTGGTGATGCGTGAACTCGCCGAGGAACTCGGCATGCACGAATCCACGATCTCGCGCGTCACCACGCGCAAGTATTTGCACACGCCGCGCGGCACCTTCGAGTTCAAGCATTTCTTCTCGTCCAGCGTCGCCACCGAGGACGGCGGCAGCGCCTCGGCCACCGCGATCCAGGCCATGATCCGCAAGCTGGTGGACGGCGAGGACCCGCGCAAGCCGCTGTCGGACCAGACCCTCACCGCGGAACTCAACCAGCGCGGCATCCGCGTGGCGCGCCGCACCGTCGCGAAATACCGCGAGCAGATGCGCATTCCAAGCTCGGGCGAACGTCTGCGCGCGCAGTGA